One Numenius arquata chromosome 9, bNumArq3.hap1.1, whole genome shotgun sequence DNA window includes the following coding sequences:
- the PHC3 gene encoding polyhomeotic-like protein 3, which translates to MENEPNTTTCSASTTTITTTSTSRTQLPQISVYSGSDRHAVQVIQQALHRPPSSAAQYLQQMYAAQQQHLMLQTAALQQQHLSSTQFQSLATVPQASLSGGRQCTSPTGSVTQQSSMSQTSINLSTSPTPAQIISRSQTSNTTSSSITQQTMLLGSTSPTLSASQAQMYLRAQMLIFTPATTVAAVQSDIPVVSSSSSSSCQSAATQVQNLTLRSQKLGVLSSSQNGPPKSSSQTQSLSLCPNKTVTSSKGSQPDPSESNRKGESPTPECRSTPVTRTSSIHHLIAPASYSPLQPHSLVKHQQIPLHSPPPKISHHQLILQQQQQVQPIALQTPAGQEPPPSQHCLPLPSHSLPPAPSSVQSHCSPIHIHPPPLTLSPTPSQSAQQSVVVSPPPSHSPSQSPTIIIHPQALIQSQANSLVPAALQPEQAAPQQTTTNPVRPIAQPLNLPSHLPLPSSPAVHIGSVDQPSLVSPGQQIVSSTPHQQYSALPSTPIPLAAPPQLSTSSTQIQQLPLQSVQSLQVQPEILSQGQVLVQNTLVSEEELPAAEALVQLPFQTLPPPQTVAVNLQVQPSVPIETPVIYQVENVCEEEMPEDSECVHMARTPTPPTLSPPAIPLGNGEALNSDDPLSEHGGLPSVTSSVSASVIKSPSDPSHASIPPPPLLLPAATTRSNSTSMPNSIPSLENKPPQAIVKPQILTHVIEGFVIQEGLEPFPVSRSSLLVEQPAEKRLLVEGQIMSVVCVESDLQNTKHADNSSDTEIEDMIAEEGLDEIENELLKCEFCGKMGYSDKFLRSKRFCSTSCAKRHSLSCTKKFGLFTSDKTSRWNRKSDSQSLGRRGRRPSGPDGASRDHFLRQLPITYPSAEEDMATHEDAVPTAMTTRLRRQSERERERELRELRIRKMPESIDLLPVVQADPSVWTVDEVWAFIHSLPGCQDIADEFRAQEIDGQALLLLKEDHLMSAMNIKLGPALKICARINSLKES; encoded by the exons ATGGAGAATGAACCAAACACAACAACATGTTCTGCATCCACAACGaccatcaccaccacctccacTTCCCGTACGCAGCTGCCGCAGATCTCTGTCTACAGCGGCTCTGACCGACACGCCGTCCAG GTTATTCAGCAGGCCTTGCATCGTCCTCCTAGCTCAGCTGCTCAGTACCTCCAGCAGATGTATGCAGCCCAACAGCAGCATCTCATGCTGCAAACtgctgctttgcagcagcagcacttaaGCAGTACCCAATTTCAGAGTCTGGCAACTGTACCACAG GCAAGCCTGTCAGGTGGGAGGCAATGTACTTCCCCCACTGGGAGTGTCACTCAGCAGTCAAGCATGTCGCAGACCTCG aTTAACCTCTCCACCTCTCCTACACCTGCACAGATAATAAGCCGTTCACAGACCTccaacaccaccagcagcagtatTACCCAACAGACCATGTTGCTGGGGAGCACCTCTCCAACCCTGAGTGCAAGCCAGGCTCAAATGTACCTGCGAGCTCAAATG CTTATTTTTACTCCTGCAACCACTGTGGCTGCTGTCCAGTCTGACATTCCTGTTgtctcatcatcttcatcatcttcctGTCAGTCTGCAGCTACTCAG GTTCAGAACTTGACATTGCGCAGCCAGAAGTTGGGTGTATTGTCAAGTTCCCAGAATGGCCCACCAAAGAGCAGCAGTCAAACTCAGTCCTTGTCTCTGTGCCCCAATAAAACTGTAACCAGCTCCAAGGGCAGCCAACCAGATCCCTCAGAAAGCAATAGAAAAGGCGAGAGCCCAACTCCAGAGTGTCGGAGTACACCAGTCACACGGACATCAAGCATCCATCACTTAATAGCACCAG CTTCATATTCTCCGTTGCAACCTCATTCTCTAGTAAAACATCAGCAGATCCCACTTCATTCACCACCTCCGAAGATTTCCCATCATCAGCTGAtactgcaacagcagcagcaagtccAGCCGATTGCACTTCAGACCCCCGCGGGCCAGGAGCCCCCTCCGTCCCAGCACTGTCTCCCACTCCCAAGCCAcagtcttcctcctgctcccagcagcgTCCAGTCTCATTGCTCACCTATTCACATCCATCCTCCGCCCCTAACGCTGTCCCCCACTCCATCCCAGTCAGCCCAGCAGTCAGTAGTGGTATCCCCTCCACCTTCTCACTCCCCTAGTCAGTCACCCACAATAATTATTCACCCTCAAGCACTTATTCAGTCCCAGGCAAACTCCCTGGTgccagcagctcttcagccagaGCAGGCTGCTCCTCAGCAAACCACCACCAATCCAGTTCGACCAATTGCACAACCACTTAATCTTCCATCGCATCTTCCGCTTCCATCATCCCCCGCTGTACACATAGGGTCGGTGGATCAGCCCAGCTTAGTTTCCCCAGGCCAACAGATCGTGTCCTCGACGCCACACCAGCAATATTCAGCCTTGCCGTCCACACCTATCCCTCTGGCAGCTCCTCCTCAGCTGTCGACCTCTTCAACCCAGATTCAACAACTGCCGTTACAGTCTGTGCAGTCTTTACAAGTGCAGCCTGAAATTCTCTCCCAGGGCCAGGTTTTGGTTCAAAACACTTTGGTTTCTGAGGAAGAACTTCCTGCTGCAGAAGCTTTGGTCCAGCTGCCATTTCAGACTCTTCCACCGCCACAGACTGTTGCAGTAAATCTGCAAGTGCAGCCATCGGTACCAATTGAAACTCCAGTG ATTTACCAAGTGGAGAATGTATGTGAAGAAGAGATGCCCGAGGATTCCGAGTGTGTCCATATGGCTAGAACGCCGACGCCACCCACTTTGTCCCCACCAGCCATACCCCTGGGGAACGGAGAGGCGCTTAATTCCGATGATCCTTTGTCAG aacatggGGGACTACCATCAGTGACATCATCAGTCAGTGCCTCAGTAATTAAATCTCCATCTGACCCTTCACATGCCTCTATTCCACCGCCACCTCTTTTGCTTCCAGCAGCAACTACAAGGAGCAACAGCACATCGATGCCCAACAGCATCCCCAGCCTAGAAAACAAACCTCCGCAGGCTATTGTGAAACCACAGATCCTGACCCACGTTATCGAAGGTTTTGTGATTCAGGAAGGGTTAGAGCCGTTCCCT GTAAGTCGTTCATCTTTGCTGGTGGAACAACCTGCAGAAAAAAGATTGCTGGTGGAGGGTCAAATCATGAGCGTCGTGTGTGTTGAATCAGACTTGCAGAATACAAAACATGCAGACAACTCATCGGACACAGAGATAGAGGATATGATTGCAGAAG AGGGACTGGATGAAATTGAAAATGAACTTCTGAAGTGTGAATTTTGTGGGAAAATGGGATATTCTGATAAGTTTCTACGGTCAAAAAGATTCTGCTCCACATCCTGTGCCAAAAG GCACAGCCTTAGTTGCACTAAGAAATTTGGGCTGTTTACGTCAGACAAGACCAGTCGTTGGAATCGGAAATCAGATAGCCAAAGTCTTGGGCGACGCGGGCGTCGACCGAGTGGCCCTGATGGGGCGTCACGAGATCATTTTCTTAGACAG CTTCCAATTACTTATCCATCTGCAGAAGAAGATATGGCTACTCATGAAGATGCTGTTCCAACTGCCATGACCACCCGTCTGCGAAGAcagagtgaaagagagagagaacgtGAACTTAGGGAACTGAGAATTAGGAAAATGCCAGAGAGCATTGACTTGTTACCTGTGGTGCAAGCTGACCCGTCGGTATGGACTGTCGATGAAGTTTGGGCCTTTATACATTCTTTGCCTG gttGTCAAGATATTGCGGATGAATTTAGAGCACAAGAAATTGATGGACAAGCTCTCCTCTTGTTGAAGGAGGATCACCTTATGAGTGCAATGAATATTAAGCTTGGACCTGCGTTGAAAATCTGTGCACGTATCAATTCGTTGAAAGAATCCTAA
- the GPR160 gene encoding probable G-protein coupled receptor 160, giving the protein MAALLCGNCSSQYHYTQVRQPFETSCMLLLIMLGKVFLDFFMLQVQQKKVKVSFMGNFCVSLALLDFTLLLSIFFIFYFEDFALWGVRFTKYHICLFTQIISLTYGILHYPVYLVAGLDYYLTIAQTSQFPKRAQRLLYVFAVVVIWTSGFFCILKVPAVYEELEIQNRLSPYWCPLYASGQSYSVSCAMVFLIGTALVACRKEVLTMLLSLRIISVAAQPVLMFSYVSNNSGACFRWQLLTRLLVCFLGTWAPFVLLQIIILVLGARIPAYMEMNVPWLYFVNSFLIAVAYWCRCHDVELTEEMWATDPFVSWKFCFMPFNNENTEPADKPGAVIVIC; this is encoded by the coding sequence ATGGCTGCCCTTCTCTGTGGAAATTGTTCCAGTCAGTACCACTACACCCAGGTCCGCCAACCTTTTGAAACCAGCTGCATGTTGCTCCTGATTATGCTGGGAAAAGTGTTCCTTGATTTCTTCATGTTGCAAGTTCAGCAAAAAAAGGTGAAGGTTAGTTTTATGGGAAACTTCTGTGTTTCACTGGCACTTCTCGATTTCACACTGCTGCTgagtatatttttcattttctattttgagGACTTTGCACTCTGGGGGGTACGATTTACGAAGTACCACATTTGCCTGTTCACTCAGATAATTTCTCTTACCTACGGCATTTTGCATTACCCGGTGTATCTTGTGGCTGGTCTGGATTATTACTTGACCATAGCCCAAACCTCTCAATTTCCTAAAAGAGCTCAAAGATTACTTTACGTATTTGCTGTGGTTGTCATATGgacctcagggtttttttgtattctgaAAGTTCCCGCTGTCTATGAAGAACTAGAAATTCAGAACCGGCTTTCTCCTTATTGGTGTCCTCTCTACGCCAGCGGGCAGAGCTACTCCGTCTCCTGTGCCATGGTGTTTCTCATCGGCACGGCCCTGGTGGCTTGTCGAAAGGAAGTTCTGACCATGCTGCTGTCCCTCAGGATCATTTCCGTGGCCGCTCAGCCCGTTCTGATGTTCTCCTATGTCTCTAACAACAGCGGCGCTTGCTTTAGGTGGCAGCTCCTCACCAGGCTCCTCGTCTGTTTTCTTGGCACTTGGGCACCTTTTGTTCTCCTGCAAATCATCATTTTGGTTCTCGGTGCTCGGATTCCAGCCTACATGGAGATGAACGTCCCCTGGCTGTACTTCGTCAACAGCTTTCTCATCGCCGTGGCCTACTGGTGCCGATGTCACGACGTTGAATTGACAGAGGAGATGTGGGCCACAGATCCGTTTGTCAGCTGGAAATTCTGCTTTATGCCGTTTAACAATGAAAACACAGAGCCAGCCGATAAGCCGGGCGCGGTAATTGTGATCTGTTAA